In Mytilus edulis chromosome 4, xbMytEdul2.2, whole genome shotgun sequence, the following proteins share a genomic window:
- the LOC139520668 gene encoding TM2 domain-containing protein 2-like, producing MIKTDICLHFIVLLCAVSSIDIEECYEDKCDELYVPHAPLVFCTNLPLEFLNCSDPLDLNGNATRRQELGYGCTKYGGRRYEDVQKTKVNCSVLPGIECFGDRYFLKDGFPCIKYTGHYFLTTLIYSVLLGFLGMDRFCLGQTGTAVGKLLTLGGLGVWWIVDIVLLVNGILLPNDGSNWVPYY from the exons ATGATTAAGACGGACATTTGCCTTCATTTTATAGTTTTACTCTGTGCTGTTTCAAGTATTGACATAGAAGAATGTTATGAAGACAAATGTGACGAGCTTTACGTCCCTCATGCACCActtgttttttgtacaaattt acCATTAGAGTTTCTGAACTGTAGTGATCCATTAGATTTAAATGGTAATGCAACAAGACGTCAAGAATTAGGATATGGTTGTACAAAG TATGGTGGGAGAAGATATGAAGATGTCCAGAAGACCAAAGTGAACTGTTCTGTTTTACCAGGGATAGAATGTTTTGGTGACAGATATTTCCTCAAAGATGGTTTTCCATGTATCAA atACACAGGTCATTATTTCCTAACAACTTTAATATATTCTGTACTTCTTGGTTTTTTGGGAATGGACAGATTTTGTTTAGGACAAACAG GTACAGCTGTAGGTAAACTGTTAACACTTGGAGGATTAGGTGTATGGTGGATAGTGGACATTGTATTATTAGTTAACGGAATTCTATTACCTAATGATGGCAGTAACTGGGTGCCTTACTATTAA